One genomic segment of Prochlorococcus marinus str. MIT 0919 includes these proteins:
- a CDS encoding isochorismatase family protein translates to MSQQNTALIIIDVQEKLVTSIENKELIMWNINRLIDACKIFNMKIYVTEQNPEKLGKTIEQINKCLDFQAYKKMSFSSFHCKDLSRELKSNAFENIIICGIESHVCIMQSALDYINSGKNIFIPVDSIGSRRTIDHETSLQRLSMSGAIVTTTETAIFELCKSADFEDFKAVSSIIKRKME, encoded by the coding sequence ATGAGCCAACAAAATACTGCGCTTATAATTATTGATGTGCAGGAAAAATTGGTGACTTCTATTGAAAACAAAGAGTTAATTATGTGGAATATAAATAGATTAATTGATGCCTGTAAAATATTTAATATGAAAATATATGTGACTGAGCAAAATCCTGAAAAGCTTGGCAAAACAATTGAACAAATAAATAAATGTTTAGACTTTCAAGCCTATAAAAAAATGAGTTTTAGTAGCTTTCATTGCAAAGATCTATCAAGAGAGTTAAAATCAAATGCATTCGAAAATATAATAATTTGTGGGATTGAATCGCATGTATGTATCATGCAAAGTGCTTTGGATTACATAAATAGTGGAAAGAACATATTTATTCCTGTTGATAGCATTGGCAGCAGAAGAACTATTGACCACGAAACATCTCTACAAAGACTCTCGATGTCTGGTGCAATAGTTACAACAACAGAAACTGCTATTTTTGAATTATGCAAATCAGCTGACTTCGAAGACTTCAAAGCTGTTAGTTCAATAATAAAGAGAAAAATGGAATAG
- a CDS encoding Fur family transcriptional regulator: MQLKVSFSKVPTPLELELHQEGRRLTPQRKKVLDLFQRIGGGKHLSAEEVHAKLIQSKSRVSLATVYRTLRLLVKMGFIHELELSEGGHRFELLSQDHPDHHHLVCINCGRTEEFESEQVVIAGREAANREGFKLIESTLNVRGICPKCL; the protein is encoded by the coding sequence TTGCAATTGAAAGTATCTTTCTCAAAAGTCCCAACGCCTTTAGAGCTCGAATTGCACCAAGAAGGTAGGAGGTTGACACCACAAAGAAAGAAAGTATTGGATCTCTTTCAGAGAATTGGAGGTGGAAAACATTTGAGTGCAGAGGAAGTCCACGCAAAATTAATTCAATCTAAATCAAGGGTATCTCTGGCAACTGTTTATCGAACACTTAGGCTGTTGGTTAAAATGGGGTTCATCCATGAATTAGAACTTTCTGAGGGCGGTCATAGGTTTGAACTTCTCAGCCAGGATCATCCCGATCACCACCATCTGGTTTGTATTAATTGTGGAAGAACAGAGGAATTTGAAAGTGAGCAAGTTGTTATTGCTGGCAGGGAAGCTGCTAATAGAGAAGGATTTAAGCTAATTGAATCAACACTAAATGTTCGAGGTATCTGCCCTAAATGCCTTTGA